One stretch of Brevibacillus laterosporus DNA includes these proteins:
- the grpE gene encoding nucleotide exchange factor GrpE, translating to MSEEKAKVELEQEDMVQDHVEQNEPVEQTESEATETGETIDLAMEVERLQAQLQEQENRLLRNLADMDNMRRRSRKEQEDLQKYASQKVVESLLPALDNFERALAVDPSTATAESILQGVQMVYRQVVQVFEQEGLQAVESVGKAFDPHVHQAVMQVEDSNYEANTVVEELQKGYQFKDRVIRPAMVKVNS from the coding sequence TTGAGCGAAGAGAAAGCAAAGGTTGAACTAGAGCAAGAAGACATGGTTCAAGACCACGTAGAGCAAAATGAACCGGTTGAACAAACCGAATCAGAGGCAACAGAAACAGGGGAAACGATTGACCTAGCTATGGAAGTGGAGCGCCTACAAGCTCAATTGCAAGAGCAAGAAAACCGCTTGCTACGCAACCTAGCAGATATGGACAATATGCGTCGTCGCTCACGTAAAGAGCAAGAGGATTTGCAAAAATACGCCTCTCAAAAGGTAGTAGAATCCTTGTTGCCAGCGCTTGATAACTTTGAACGCGCTCTTGCTGTTGATCCTAGCACCGCTACGGCTGAAAGCATTTTGCAAGGAGTACAAATGGTATACCGTCAAGTGGTGCAAGTATTTGAGCAAGAAGGCCTACAAGCGGTTGAATCAGTAGGAAAAGCGTTTGACCCACATGTGCATCAAGCTGTGATGCAAGTGGAAGATTCTAACTACGAAGCAAATACTGTTGTAGAAGAATTACAAAAAGGTTATCAATTTAAGGACCGTGTCATTCGTCCTGCTATGGTTAAAGTAAACTCGTAA
- the dnaK gene encoding molecular chaperone DnaK yields the protein MSRVIGIDLGTTNSCVAVMEGSEPIVIANAEGNRTTPSVVAFKNGERIVGETAKRQAITNADNTVSSVKRWMGTNHKETLEGKDYTPQEVSAMILQKLKADAEAYLGQPVTQAVITVPAYFNDSQRQATKDAGRIAGLEVLRIVNEPTAAALAYGLEKNDDQTILVYDLGGGTFDVSILELSEGFFEVKATSGDNKLGGDDFDQVVMDYLVAEFKKENGIDLAQDRMAMQRLKDAAEKAKKDLSGVVTTTISLPFITADASGPKHMEINLSRAKFEEISAGLVERTMGPTRQALSDAGLSPNQIDRVLLVGGSTRIPAVQEAIKKFIGQDPHKGVNPDEVVALGAAVQAGVLTGDVKDVVLLDVTPLSLGIETLGGVFTKLIDRNTTIPTSKSQVFSTAADNQTAVDIHVLQGERQMATDNKTLGRFQLNDIPPAPRGVPQVEVSFDIDANGIVNVRAKDLGTGKEQTITITSNSGLSDEEIDRMVKEAELNSEADKKRKEEVEVRNEADQLVFTTEKTLKDLEGKVEQAEIDKANEAKEKTQKALEGGNFDEIKAAKEELSEIVQQLSIKLYEQAAQAQQAAQNADGEGAAQTGKDNVVDADYEVVDEEKKQ from the coding sequence ATGAGTCGTGTAATTGGTATTGACCTTGGTACAACTAACTCTTGTGTAGCAGTTATGGAAGGTAGCGAGCCTATCGTTATTGCCAACGCCGAAGGAAACCGTACAACTCCTTCTGTAGTAGCTTTTAAAAACGGAGAGCGCATTGTTGGGGAGACAGCAAAACGCCAAGCGATTACAAACGCTGATAATACGGTTAGTTCCGTCAAACGTTGGATGGGTACAAATCATAAAGAAACATTGGAAGGCAAAGATTATACACCGCAAGAGGTTTCTGCAATGATCTTGCAAAAGCTAAAAGCTGATGCAGAAGCATACCTAGGACAACCGGTAACTCAAGCGGTTATCACAGTCCCTGCTTATTTCAATGATAGCCAACGCCAAGCTACTAAAGATGCTGGACGTATTGCTGGCTTGGAAGTTTTGCGTATCGTCAATGAGCCTACAGCGGCAGCACTTGCTTATGGTTTAGAGAAAAACGATGACCAAACGATCCTTGTTTATGACTTGGGCGGTGGTACATTCGACGTATCTATCCTTGAATTATCTGAAGGATTCTTTGAAGTAAAAGCAACTTCTGGAGATAACAAACTAGGCGGAGACGATTTTGACCAAGTGGTTATGGACTATTTGGTGGCGGAATTTAAAAAAGAAAACGGCATTGACCTAGCTCAAGATCGTATGGCAATGCAACGTTTGAAAGATGCAGCTGAAAAAGCGAAAAAAGATTTGTCCGGTGTAGTAACGACGACGATCTCTCTGCCATTTATCACAGCGGATGCATCTGGTCCGAAACATATGGAAATCAATTTGTCCCGTGCGAAATTTGAAGAGATTTCTGCTGGTTTGGTAGAGCGTACAATGGGTCCTACTCGTCAAGCTCTATCCGATGCTGGTCTTTCTCCAAATCAAATCGATCGCGTTCTTCTAGTTGGTGGTTCTACTCGTATCCCAGCGGTACAAGAAGCAATCAAGAAGTTTATTGGTCAAGATCCACATAAAGGTGTAAATCCAGACGAAGTAGTAGCTCTTGGTGCTGCAGTTCAAGCGGGTGTATTAACTGGTGATGTAAAAGACGTGGTACTACTTGACGTAACACCACTTTCTCTAGGTATTGAAACATTGGGTGGCGTGTTCACAAAATTGATCGACCGCAATACAACCATCCCAACAAGTAAATCTCAAGTGTTCTCTACAGCAGCGGACAACCAAACAGCGGTTGATATCCACGTGTTGCAAGGGGAGCGCCAAATGGCAACAGACAACAAAACCTTGGGTCGTTTCCAATTGAACGATATCCCACCAGCTCCTCGTGGTGTTCCACAAGTAGAAGTTAGCTTTGATATTGATGCTAACGGTATCGTAAACGTACGAGCAAAAGACTTGGGAACAGGTAAAGAGCAAACGATCACGATCACTTCTAACTCTGGTCTTTCTGACGAAGAGATCGACCGCATGGTAAAAGAAGCGGAACTAAATTCTGAAGCAGATAAGAAGCGCAAAGAAGAAGTAGAAGTTCGCAACGAAGCAGATCAGTTAGTATTTACAACTGAGAAAACGTTGAAAGATTTAGAAGGAAAAGTAGAACAAGCTGAGATCGACAAAGCAAACGAAGCGAAAGAAAAAACACAAAAAGCATTGGAAGGCGGCAACTTCGACGAGATTAAAGCGGCGAAAGAAGAGCTTTCTGAAATCGTTCAGCAATTATCTATCAAATTGTATGAGCAAGCAGCACAAGCACAACAAGCGGCTCAAAATGCTGACGGAGAAGGTGCGGCTCAAACAGGAAAAGATAATGTAGTAGATGCTGACTATGAAGTAGTTGACGAAGAGAAGAAACAATAA
- the dnaJ gene encoding molecular chaperone DnaJ, whose translation MKRDYYEVLGLGKDASADDIKKAYRKLARQYHPDVNKEADAETKFKEVKDAYDVLSDDQKRGQYDRFGHQDPNQGFGGGFDGSGMGGFGDIFDMFFGGGGRRANPNAPRRGADLEYAINIDFLDAVFGKDRDIEIQREVECDTCNGSGAKPGTKVETCSRCNGSGQEEVQANTPFGRVVNRRVCSVCSGKGKQIKEKCTTCRGIGRNKVKRTIHITIPAGVDDGQQMRITGEGEAGVNGGPAGDVYVMFRVRKHDFFERDGNDIYCEMPINFAQAALGDEIEVPTVDGRVKLKIPAGTQTNTFFRLRGKGVPHLRGNARGDQHVKIKVVTPTKLTDRQKDLLRELGGLEDGAPLHEQPEENFFDKIKRRLRGE comes from the coding sequence ATGAAAAGAGATTATTATGAGGTACTGGGTCTTGGAAAAGATGCCAGTGCAGATGACATAAAGAAGGCATACCGCAAGTTAGCGAGACAGTATCATCCTGACGTTAATAAAGAAGCGGATGCTGAAACTAAATTTAAAGAAGTAAAAGATGCATATGATGTACTCTCAGATGACCAAAAACGTGGACAATATGACCGTTTTGGACATCAAGATCCGAACCAAGGCTTTGGTGGTGGCTTTGATGGTTCTGGAATGGGCGGTTTTGGTGATATTTTTGATATGTTCTTTGGTGGCGGTGGACGCCGTGCTAATCCGAATGCGCCACGCCGTGGTGCTGATTTGGAGTATGCAATCAATATTGACTTCTTGGATGCTGTGTTTGGCAAAGATAGGGATATCGAGATTCAACGTGAAGTGGAATGCGATACGTGTAACGGTAGTGGCGCTAAGCCTGGTACGAAGGTAGAAACTTGCTCTAGATGTAATGGATCTGGACAGGAAGAAGTACAGGCAAATACGCCATTTGGCCGCGTTGTTAATCGTCGGGTTTGTTCTGTTTGTAGCGGTAAAGGAAAACAGATCAAGGAAAAATGTACGACTTGCAGAGGCATTGGCCGCAACAAGGTCAAGCGCACAATTCACATTACCATCCCTGCTGGCGTAGATGATGGTCAGCAAATGCGTATCACTGGCGAAGGCGAAGCTGGTGTGAATGGTGGTCCAGCGGGTGACGTTTATGTTATGTTCCGCGTGCGTAAACACGATTTCTTTGAACGCGATGGAAATGACATTTATTGTGAGATGCCAATCAATTTTGCTCAGGCAGCTTTGGGTGATGAAATTGAAGTGCCTACGGTGGATGGCCGAGTGAAGCTGAAAATCCCAGCCGGAACGCAAACTAACACATTCTTCCGTTTGCGCGGTAAAGGTGTGCCACACTTGCGTGGGAATGCCCGAGGCGATCAGCACGTGAAGATTAAAGTAGTAACACCTACAAAACTAACAGATCGTCAAAAAGACTTGTTACGTGAATTAGGGGGATTAGAGGATGGTGCTCCCCTACATGAACAGCCGGAAGAGAATTTCTTTGATAAAATCAAGCGTAGATTACGCGGTGAATAA